The Bacteroidales bacterium genome window below encodes:
- the uvrA gene encoding excinuclease ABC subunit UvrA — MPVVNVDGLDPKKFILIKGARVHNLKNIDVAIARNKLVVITGLSGSGKSSLAFDTLYADGQRRYVESLSSYARQFLGRMQKPEVDYIKGISPAIAIEQKVNVRNPRSTVGTSTEIYEYMKLLFARIGKTFSPVSGKQVQYHSVTDVVTFIENLPDETSVLITSDLKVKSGRKFEEQLAVLLQQGFTRVFIDSKILKIEELTKDNQAFSQIENHESIQLIVDRLTVNHDDKDQGSRVADSAQTAFYEGEGKCQMHVFDANGFETTTFSNRFEMDGIEFEEPTENLFSFNNPYGACKRCEGFGSVIGIDEDLVIPDKSLSVYQGAIAPWKGEKMGQWRDLLVLASRKFDFPIHKPFYDLTQAQKDLLWTGNEHFDGLNEFFRQVEEQTYKIQYRVMLSRYRGKTLCPDCRGTRLRKDANYVKVGGKSISDLVLMPLDQLITFFDELQLSEYETEVSSRILIEIRSRLDFLCDVGLGYLTLNRLSSSLSGGESQRINLATSLGSSLVGSMYILDEPSIGLHPRDTKRLISVLQRLKKLGNTVIVVEHDEDIMRASDQIIDIGPLAGNLGGEVVFSGSLEELMNDNKSFTAKYLSRELKIEVPKIRRKWKDFIEFQGCRENNLKNLNVRIPLNIFTVVTGVSGSGKSSLIKGIVFPALKRHLGGYTEKTGKYDKMTGDLSQIRAVEFVDQNPIGRSSRSNPATYVKAFDDIRELFADQQLAKVRGYKPGFFSFNVPGGRCEECEGEGLVKIEMQFMADIYLTCETCGGRRFKDEVLDVNYQGKNISDILDLTIEEAIAFFEEKKPTATQKRIMNKLKPLQDVGLGYLKLGQASSTLSGGEAQRIKLASFLTKGSAEQPTLFIFDEPTTGLHFHDISKLLDSLNALIENGHTILVIEHNPEIIKSADWVIDLGPEGGDKGGEIVFENTPEEMAKSGISYTGKFLKDKM, encoded by the coding sequence ATGCCGGTTGTTAATGTTGATGGGCTTGATCCAAAGAAATTTATACTGATCAAGGGCGCGCGCGTTCATAATTTGAAAAATATTGATGTAGCTATTGCCCGCAACAAGTTGGTGGTAATCACAGGTTTGTCAGGATCGGGCAAATCTTCGCTTGCATTCGACACATTGTATGCTGACGGTCAGCGCCGGTACGTCGAAAGTCTCAGTTCATATGCCCGTCAATTCCTCGGTAGGATGCAAAAACCTGAGGTGGATTATATTAAAGGTATATCCCCAGCAATTGCCATCGAACAAAAAGTGAATGTCCGTAATCCGCGATCTACAGTTGGCACCTCCACAGAAATTTATGAGTACATGAAGTTGCTGTTTGCCAGAATTGGTAAAACTTTTTCACCAGTTTCGGGCAAGCAGGTACAATACCATTCTGTGACTGATGTGGTTACTTTTATCGAAAACCTTCCTGATGAAACTTCTGTATTGATCACCAGCGATTTGAAAGTCAAATCCGGACGAAAATTCGAGGAACAACTTGCTGTTTTGTTGCAACAAGGCTTTACAAGAGTTTTTATAGACTCAAAAATCCTGAAAATAGAAGAATTGACAAAAGATAATCAAGCCTTTTCTCAAATTGAAAACCATGAAAGCATTCAATTGATTGTTGACCGGCTAACGGTCAACCACGACGACAAAGACCAAGGTTCGCGCGTGGCTGATTCAGCGCAGACAGCTTTTTATGAGGGAGAAGGCAAATGTCAGATGCATGTCTTTGATGCCAATGGCTTTGAGACTACCACCTTTTCTAACCGTTTTGAAATGGACGGGATTGAATTTGAAGAGCCAACCGAAAACCTGTTCAGCTTCAATAACCCATACGGCGCCTGTAAACGCTGTGAAGGCTTTGGCAGTGTAATCGGGATTGATGAAGACCTTGTAATTCCAGATAAAAGTTTGTCGGTTTACCAGGGTGCTATTGCTCCATGGAAAGGTGAAAAAATGGGTCAATGGAGGGATTTGTTGGTTTTGGCCTCACGAAAATTTGATTTCCCTATCCATAAGCCGTTTTATGATCTCACTCAAGCGCAAAAAGATTTGCTATGGACTGGAAATGAGCATTTTGATGGACTCAACGAGTTTTTCAGGCAGGTAGAAGAGCAAACGTACAAAATACAATACAGGGTGATGCTATCGCGGTACCGGGGCAAAACGCTATGCCCCGATTGCAGGGGAACCCGTCTTCGCAAAGATGCCAACTACGTGAAAGTTGGTGGAAAATCAATCAGCGACCTGGTGTTGATGCCACTGGATCAGCTGATCACTTTTTTCGATGAGCTTCAACTATCAGAATACGAAACAGAAGTTTCCAGTCGAATTTTAATTGAGATTCGCAGTCGACTTGATTTTCTGTGTGATGTAGGGTTGGGTTATTTGACCCTTAACCGGCTTTCGTCGAGTCTCTCCGGTGGAGAATCGCAGCGCATCAACCTGGCAACATCGCTCGGAAGCAGCCTTGTGGGTTCCATGTACATCCTTGATGAGCCGAGTATCGGGCTGCATCCGCGAGATACAAAGCGACTCATTAGCGTGTTGCAGCGACTTAAAAAGCTGGGCAATACGGTGATCGTAGTTGAGCATGATGAAGACATTATGCGTGCTTCCGATCAGATCATTGACATCGGTCCATTAGCAGGCAATCTTGGCGGCGAAGTTGTTTTCTCAGGTTCGCTGGAAGAGTTGATGAATGACAATAAAAGCTTTACAGCAAAATACCTGAGCAGGGAGTTGAAAATTGAAGTTCCGAAAATCCGGAGAAAATGGAAGGATTTCATCGAATTTCAGGGCTGTCGTGAAAACAATCTGAAAAACCTGAATGTCCGTATTCCGCTGAACATTTTTACCGTGGTTACAGGGGTAAGCGGTTCTGGGAAGTCATCACTGATCAAAGGCATAGTCTTTCCTGCTTTGAAACGCCATTTAGGAGGCTATACTGAAAAAACCGGCAAATACGATAAAATGACCGGCGATCTCAGCCAGATCAGGGCTGTAGAATTTGTTGACCAAAACCCGATCGGTCGCTCTTCCAGGTCAAATCCAGCGACTTATGTAAAAGCCTTTGATGATATCAGGGAGTTGTTTGCCGACCAGCAACTGGCAAAAGTCAGAGGCTATAAACCGGGTTTTTTCTCATTCAACGTACCCGGGGGCAGATGTGAGGAATGCGAGGGAGAAGGCCTGGTAAAGATTGAGATGCAATTTATGGCCGACATCTATTTAACCTGCGAAACCTGTGGAGGAAGACGGTTTAAGGATGAGGTACTGGATGTGAATTACCAGGGAAAAAACATCAGCGACATTCTCGATCTGACAATAGAGGAAGCGATTGCGTTTTTTGAAGAGAAAAAACCAACCGCTACACAAAAAAGAATTATGAACAAATTGAAGCCATTGCAGGATGTAGGATTAGGCTACCTCAAACTGGGACAGGCTTCAAGCACACTTTCCGGTGGAGAAGCTCAGCGCATTAAACTGGCTTCATTTCTTACCAAAGGCTCAGCAGAACAACCCACCTTATTTATCTTTGACGAACCAACTACAGGACTTCATTTTCATGACATCAGCAAATTGCTCGATTCCCTCAATGCCTTGATAGAAAATGGCCATACGATTTTAGTGATCGAACACAACCCCGAAATCATCAAATCGGCCGATTGGGTAATTGACCTCGGGCCCGAGGGCGGCGACAAGGGTGGTGAAATTGTTTTTGAAAACACACCTGAAGAAATGGCAAAATCAGGAATCTCTTATACCGGGAAGTTTTTGAAGGATAAGATGTAA
- a CDS encoding DUF5103 domain-containing protein: MMKYITIFIILFFFGLQGIAQTDYFSDDYLRYEDFVYQPNIRSVLLYKMGFEMSSPIVALHSEEKLMLSFDDLSADYSKYEYTIIHCDADWNPSDLMPNEYLESFTDDFIPSYDYSINTMQSYVHYRKMIPNDVISYKLSGNYLVKVYLEKQPDEVILTRRFYVIDPKADLSAVVDRPSNVVDRDFKQEITFSINTANIYVVDPFKEIKVTIRQNGRWDNAITNMKPRQVSGRELIYDNAGACVFDAGNDYRYFDIKSLRYNSMRVNAIEYDPLDGYQVFLHEDEVKNKNVYQRIQESMNGRFLIKTEDWPDSSIESEYCTVNFFLPYPTPLIDGKLYIFGGLTNWQLLREAELTFNFERFGFEAKLLLKQGYYNYHYILLPNNSKVGDLTFAEGNFFETNNEYTFYVYFRPQGSRYDQLVNVTTMYAFDY; encoded by the coding sequence ATGATGAAATACATCACGATTTTTATTATTTTATTTTTTTTCGGACTCCAAGGTATTGCGCAAACCGATTATTTCAGTGATGATTACTTACGCTACGAAGATTTTGTTTATCAGCCTAATATCCGCTCCGTACTGCTCTATAAAATGGGTTTCGAAATGTCATCTCCCATTGTAGCACTTCATTCTGAAGAGAAGCTGATGTTATCGTTTGATGATCTTTCGGCAGATTACAGCAAATACGAATACACGATCATACATTGTGATGCCGATTGGAACCCGTCGGACCTAATGCCCAATGAATATCTTGAATCGTTTACTGACGATTTTATCCCTTCTTACGACTATTCAATTAACACCATGCAGTCTTATGTGCATTATCGAAAAATGATCCCGAACGATGTAATCAGTTATAAATTAAGTGGCAATTACCTGGTTAAAGTTTATTTGGAGAAACAACCTGATGAAGTCATCCTGACACGCCGCTTTTATGTTATTGATCCAAAAGCAGATCTCTCAGCGGTAGTTGACAGGCCTTCAAATGTTGTAGATCGTGACTTCAAGCAGGAGATCACATTTTCGATCAACACTGCCAACATTTATGTTGTTGATCCTTTTAAAGAAATCAAAGTCACCATCAGGCAGAATGGTCGTTGGGACAATGCGATTACAAACATGAAACCCAGGCAGGTTTCGGGTCGTGAGTTAATCTACGATAATGCCGGAGCCTGCGTCTTCGATGCCGGGAACGATTACCGGTATTTCGACATCAAGAGCCTTCGGTACAATTCGATGAGGGTGAATGCTATTGAATATGATCCACTTGACGGATACCAGGTTTTTTTGCACGAAGACGAGGTGAAGAATAAAAATGTTTATCAGCGAATACAGGAAAGCATGAACGGCCGCTTCCTGATCAAGACTGAGGACTGGCCCGATAGTTCCATCGAGTCGGAGTACTGTACTGTCAATTTTTTTCTGCCCTATCCTACACCCCTGATTGACGGCAAACTTTACATTTTCGGTGGATTGACCAACTGGCAGTTACTCCGTGAGGCAGAACTTACTTTTAATTTCGAGCGGTTTGGATTTGAAGCAAAGCTGCTTCTTAAACAAGGGTACTACAACTATCATTATATTTTACTGCCAAATAATTCTAAGGTGGGCGACCTCACTTTTGCTGAAGGTAACTTTTTTGAAACCAACAACGAATATACCTTTTATGTCTATTTCCGCCCGCAGGGCAGTCGGTATGACCAACTGGTGAATGTCACCACTATGTATGCTTTCGATTATTAG
- a CDS encoding Na(+)-translocating NADH-quinone reductase subunit A — translation MSETITIKQGLDINLMGEAEKVTRQVDTGLYAIKPTDFTGVFPKVLVQEGDRVKAGTPLFYDKYRETIKLCAPVSGTIKELRRGAKRVLHEIIIEPDTQQVFEDFGKADPNNLTREQITEKMLTSGVWPVIRQRPYNVIANAADHPKSIFISCFDTSPLAPDYNYIINGQGVTFQSGLDALKKLTNGKIHLNLKSGVAASEVFTKAKNVQINYFNGPHPAGNVGVQINKIDPINKGDIVWHLRPQEVLTIGRLFTEGRFNSERIIAITGSEVLKPLYIKTNIGATIREILKDNLNEGKLRFISGNPLTGKKIDKNGFIGFYDSQVTILPEGDYYEMFGWVLPGFGKFSYSRTFFTWLQSKNKKYRLDTNFHGGRRALVMTGEMEKVFPFDIYPMQLIKAIMIEDIEAMENLGIYEVDEEDFALVEYIDTSKTEIQELVRKGLDLMRKEMS, via the coding sequence ATGTCAGAAACTATTACGATCAAACAGGGACTTGACATCAATCTAATGGGAGAAGCCGAAAAGGTGACCAGGCAGGTTGACACCGGGTTGTATGCCATCAAACCAACGGATTTTACCGGTGTTTTCCCAAAAGTTCTTGTACAGGAAGGAGACAGGGTGAAAGCCGGAACTCCACTGTTTTACGATAAATACCGTGAAACAATCAAACTGTGTGCACCTGTTAGTGGAACGATTAAAGAGCTACGCCGCGGTGCAAAGCGTGTGTTGCATGAAATCATCATCGAGCCAGATACGCAGCAGGTTTTTGAAGATTTTGGCAAAGCAGATCCCAACAACCTAACGCGGGAACAAATCACCGAAAAAATGCTTACAAGCGGTGTTTGGCCGGTGATAAGGCAGCGTCCTTACAATGTGATTGCCAATGCGGCTGACCATCCAAAATCAATTTTCATCTCTTGTTTCGACACCAGTCCACTGGCGCCTGATTACAACTACATCATCAATGGACAGGGTGTTACTTTTCAATCAGGACTGGATGCGCTGAAAAAACTGACGAATGGTAAAATTCACCTCAATTTAAAAAGTGGAGTTGCTGCATCAGAAGTTTTTACAAAAGCAAAAAATGTTCAGATCAATTATTTCAACGGCCCACATCCGGCCGGAAACGTAGGTGTTCAGATTAACAAAATAGATCCGATCAACAAGGGGGATATCGTTTGGCATCTTCGTCCACAGGAAGTGCTGACCATTGGCAGATTGTTTACCGAGGGTCGATTTAATTCCGAACGTATTATTGCCATCACCGGCTCTGAAGTTTTAAAACCCCTGTACATAAAGACCAATATCGGGGCAACGATCAGGGAGATTTTAAAAGATAATCTTAATGAAGGTAAACTCAGGTTTATCAGCGGCAACCCACTTACGGGGAAAAAAATTGACAAAAACGGCTTTATTGGTTTTTACGATTCGCAGGTCACCATCCTTCCCGAAGGCGATTATTACGAAATGTTCGGTTGGGTTCTGCCAGGCTTTGGTAAATTCAGCTACTCAAGGACATTTTTTACCTGGCTGCAATCAAAAAACAAAAAATACCGTCTCGATACCAACTTTCATGGCGGTCGCAGGGCGCTGGTAATGACCGGAGAAATGGAAAAAGTATTCCCCTTCGACATTTACCCCATGCAACTGATCAAGGCAATTATGATCGAAGATATAGAAGCGATGGAAAACCTTGGCATCTATGAGGTGGACGAGGAAGATTTTGCTTTGGTTGAATACATCGATACATCCAAAACCGAAATTCAGGAATTGGTGCGCAAGGGACTGGATTTGATGAGAAAAGAAATGAGTTAA
- a CDS encoding NADH:ubiquinone reductase (Na(+)-transporting) subunit B, producing MNAIRNFVDKIKPNVQKGGRFHYLHSTFEAFETFLFVPNDTTTSGSHIRDYIDMKRTMSVVVMALVPVLLFGIWNVGYQHHLSHGVMASLWDNIFFGALKVLPILVVSYVVGLGIEFAFAQIRGHEVNEGFLVSGFLIPLIVPPDTPLWMVALATAFAVVIGKEVFGGTGMNILNPALTARAFLFFAYPQDLSGDKVWIAEKADAYSGATPLGQLLTNEPISSLPSASDMFFGFIPGSIGETSTFLILIGGLFLILTGIGSWRIMISVFAGGFALALLFNILGPIVAPDNAYMAIPPYYHLIMGGFAFGAVYMATDPVSASQTNRGKWIYGILIGVIAVLIRVLNPAYPEGMMLAILLMNVFAPLIDHYVVEANIKKRLKRYQKAQLATT from the coding sequence ATGAATGCGATAAGAAATTTTGTTGATAAAATCAAACCAAACGTTCAAAAAGGTGGCCGCTTCCACTATTTACACTCTACATTTGAAGCATTCGAAACCTTTTTGTTTGTTCCAAATGACACTACCACCTCCGGAAGCCATATCCGCGATTACATCGACATGAAACGTACGATGAGCGTTGTGGTGATGGCTTTAGTTCCAGTATTATTGTTTGGCATTTGGAACGTTGGATATCAGCACCATCTGTCACACGGCGTGATGGCTTCTTTATGGGACAATATCTTTTTTGGTGCATTAAAAGTTTTACCTATCCTTGTAGTTTCTTATGTGGTTGGGTTGGGAATTGAGTTTGCTTTTGCCCAGATTCGCGGGCACGAAGTAAATGAAGGTTTCCTGGTTTCCGGTTTTTTGATCCCATTGATTGTTCCGCCAGACACACCACTTTGGATGGTAGCGCTTGCAACCGCTTTCGCCGTAGTGATCGGGAAAGAAGTTTTTGGCGGTACAGGAATGAATATTCTTAACCCGGCCCTCACAGCCCGGGCGTTCCTCTTCTTTGCATACCCCCAGGATCTGTCGGGAGACAAAGTATGGATTGCCGAAAAAGCCGATGCCTACTCAGGTGCAACGCCATTGGGACAATTATTGACCAATGAACCGATTTCATCATTACCCAGTGCTTCGGATATGTTCTTCGGGTTTATTCCTGGTTCAATCGGTGAAACCTCAACTTTTCTGATCTTGATTGGTGGGTTGTTCCTCATTTTAACCGGAATCGGAAGCTGGCGCATTATGATTTCAGTGTTTGCTGGAGGGTTCGCCCTGGCATTGCTTTTCAATATTTTGGGTCCGATAGTCGCACCTGACAATGCTTACATGGCTATCCCACCCTATTACCACCTGATCATGGGGGGATTTGCTTTTGGCGCTGTTTATATGGCAACTGATCCTGTAAGTGCTTCTCAAACCAACCGGGGTAAATGGATTTATGGCATCTTAATCGGTGTGATTGCCGTCCTCATCAGGGTATTGAATCCTGCTTATCCCGAAGGTATGATGCTTGCTATCCTCCTGATGAACGTATTTGCCCCTCTTATTGACCACTATGTGGTGGAGGCCAACATCAAGAAAAGGTTGAAAAGATATCAGAAAGCTCAATTAGCAACTACTTAA
- the nqrC gene encoding NADH:ubiquinone reductase (Na(+)-transporting) subunit C, which produces MFSNRYIFTYASVMVIVVAAVLSMASQLLKPYQEMNVKKEKFQGILSAAEVKVSRADASDTYSQFIVEELAIDSEGNIVSRYAKGKQELGDIRPFDIVLRDELRVKQDAKNGKTSRSPLWPLYIMEKDGQRQYIIPLHGVGLWGPIWGNIAFKSDFNTVSGTSFDHKSETPGLGAEINTVLFQDEFKDRQIFDQNGQFVSIKVVKGGVANSSVPPMHGVDAISGGTITSNGVSEMLVNCLENYVPYITKNIKSHE; this is translated from the coding sequence ATGTTTAGCAACAGGTATATTTTTACATACGCTTCTGTGATGGTCATTGTGGTCGCTGCGGTTCTGTCCATGGCATCACAACTACTTAAGCCCTACCAGGAGATGAACGTTAAAAAGGAGAAATTCCAGGGCATCCTCAGCGCTGCAGAGGTAAAAGTTTCACGTGCTGATGCCAGCGATACTTATTCGCAGTTTATTGTTGAAGAACTGGCCATTGATTCCGAAGGAAATATTGTGAGCCGTTATGCTAAAGGCAAACAGGAACTGGGGGATATCCGGCCATTTGATATCGTCCTGAGGGATGAACTACGGGTAAAACAAGATGCAAAGAACGGTAAGACTTCGAGGTCACCACTTTGGCCACTGTACATCATGGAAAAGGACGGTCAACGTCAGTATATCATTCCATTACACGGTGTTGGTCTATGGGGGCCAATTTGGGGAAACATTGCTTTTAAAAGTGATTTCAACACTGTTTCAGGAACATCTTTCGACCATAAGTCGGAGACTCCCGGACTGGGCGCCGAGATAAATACTGTTTTGTTTCAGGACGAGTTTAAGGACAGGCAAATTTTTGATCAGAATGGTCAGTTTGTCTCAATCAAGGTTGTAAAAGGTGGAGTAGCCAATAGTTCAGTACCTCCCATGCATGGCGTTGATGCCATCTCGGGAGGCACAATTACCAGCAATGGCGTTTCTGAAATGTTGGTAAACTGCCTCGAAAATTATGTTCCATACATTACGAAAAACATCAAGAGCCATGAGTAA
- a CDS encoding NADH:ubiquinone reductase (Na(+)-transporting) subunit D translates to MSNTKENLFSPKNIKLLTAPLSRENPITVQVLGICSALAVTVKLQPAFVMAISVMAVVAVGNVVISLLRKTIAPRIRIIVQLVVIAALVILVDQVLKAFVYDISKQLSVFVGLIITNCIIMGRFEAFAMSNKAWPSFLDGVGNSAGYGIILIIVAFFRELLGSGTVWGYHVVPQFMYDIGYKNNGLMILPPMALIVVGIIIWVQRTKDKVLIEN, encoded by the coding sequence ATGAGTAATACAAAAGAAAATTTGTTTTCACCGAAAAATATCAAACTGCTCACTGCACCGCTTAGTCGCGAAAACCCTATTACAGTTCAGGTGTTGGGTATTTGTTCAGCACTTGCAGTTACCGTGAAACTTCAACCGGCATTTGTTATGGCTATTTCAGTCATGGCAGTAGTTGCAGTGGGCAATGTAGTGATTTCTCTTTTACGTAAAACGATTGCCCCCCGAATCAGGATTATCGTTCAACTGGTAGTGATTGCTGCTTTAGTGATCCTGGTTGACCAGGTGCTGAAAGCCTTTGTTTATGATATAAGCAAGCAACTTTCAGTTTTTGTAGGGTTGATCATCACCAACTGTATCATTATGGGAAGATTCGAAGCATTCGCCATGAGTAACAAAGCATGGCCGTCTTTTCTCGATGGAGTGGGAAATTCTGCCGGTTACGGGATAATATTGATCATAGTGGCCTTCTTCAGGGAGTTGTTGGGTTCAGGCACTGTCTGGGGTTATCATGTTGTCCCACAATTTATGTACGATATCGGTTACAAAAACAATGGTTTAATGATTTTACCCCCGATGGCACTGATCGTTGTGGGAATTATTATCTGGGTACAGAGAACAAAAGACAAAGTGCTGATTGAGAATTAA
- the nqrE gene encoding NADH:ubiquinone reductase (Na(+)-transporting) subunit E, with the protein MENLISIFVRSIFIDNMIFAYFLGMCSYLAVSKTVKTSVGLGIAVVFVLGITVPVDYLLNKYLLSAGSLSWISPALADVDLNFLSFIIFIAVIASMVQLVEMIIEKFAPALYTSLGIFLPLIAVNCAILGGSLFMQEREYANIAEATSFGLGSGVGWFLAIVGIAAIREKIRYSQVPAPLRGLGITFIITGLMGIAFMSFMGIKL; encoded by the coding sequence ATGGAAAATCTGATAAGCATTTTCGTTCGGTCAATCTTTATTGACAACATGATTTTCGCGTACTTTCTGGGTATGTGTTCTTACCTGGCAGTATCCAAAACGGTAAAAACATCAGTGGGATTGGGGATAGCAGTAGTTTTTGTGCTTGGCATCACTGTTCCGGTGGATTACCTGCTCAACAAATACCTTCTGTCTGCCGGTTCATTATCCTGGATTTCACCTGCCCTTGCCGATGTTGACCTGAATTTTCTCAGTTTTATCATTTTTATCGCTGTAATCGCTTCGATGGTGCAGTTGGTGGAGATGATCATCGAAAAATTTGCTCCGGCACTTTACACTTCACTCGGGATTTTCCTTCCACTGATCGCAGTAAACTGCGCAATTCTGGGGGGGTCGCTCTTTATGCAGGAACGCGAGTATGCCAACATAGCCGAAGCCACATCATTCGGGCTTGGCTCTGGTGTGGGCTGGTTCCTGGCCATTGTGGGAATAGCCGCTATCAGAGAAAAAATCCGCTACAGCCAGGTGCCTGCTCCACTCAGAGGGTTGGGCATTACCTTTATTATTACCGGACTAATGGGCATTGCATTTATGAGTTTCATGGGAATTAAGCTTTAA